One Bacillus sp. FJAT-52991 genomic region harbors:
- a CDS encoding IS3 family transposase (programmed frameshift) — protein MSKYTVDDKLKAVERYLTGKEGYKTIAESIGTVKSLVITWVKLFEAQGIEGFNKGYTSYSSQFKLDVLNFMNETGASLRETASTFNISSPSTIHKWDQLLKTEGLDALKPKKKGRPSMKKETNKLPPAEGSVEALQAKIERLEMENAYFKKVEYFSSNAGKITNKIKAQVIFELKCQYDVVDLVEVAGIPRSTYYYWEKRLNRVDKYADVKEAIKKIYHEHKGRYGYRRITKELKKYGFTHDPKTINRLMNELSLKCMVRMKKYRSYKGNVGKIAPNVLQRDFHANKMNQKWVTDVTEFHLFGEKRYLSPVLDLCNGEIIAYKVMSRPVYQLVGDMLDEAIKRLKPEDKLILHSDQGWHYQMKKYQKTLQDHQIIQSMSRKGNCLDNAVIENFFGLLKSELLYLQEFESMEHFEKELEDYIEYYNHKRMKAKLKDLSPVEYRTQVLEAA, from the exons ATGTCTAAGTATACAGTAGACGATAAATTAAAAGCGGTAGAACGTTATTTAACTGGTAAGGAAGGTTATAAAACCATTGCAGAAAGCATTGGCACAGTGAAATCATTAGTTATTACCTGGGTGAAATTGTTTGAAGCGCAAGGCATTGAAGGTTTTAACAAGGGCTATACAAGTTACTCCAGTCAGTTTAAACTAGACGTACTCAATTTTATGAACGAAACGGGCGCGTCTCTTCGAGAAACTGCAAGCACATTTAATATTTCTTCCCCCAGTACTATTCATAAATGGGATCAGTTGCTTAAGACAGAAGGATTGGACGCGCTAAAACCAAAGAAAAAGGGGCGTCCATCTATGAAGAAAGAAACAAATAAATTGCCACCAGCTGAAGGATCAGTAGAAGCGTTACAAGCGAAGATTGAGCGTTTAGAAATGGAGAATGCTTACT TTAAAAAAGTTGAATACTTTAGTTCAAATGCAGGAAAAATTACAAACAAAATCAAAGCGCAAGTAATTTTCGAATTAAAGTGTCAGTATGACGTTGTGGATTTAGTTGAAGTCGCAGGTATTCCACGCAGCACTTATTATTATTGGGAAAAAAGATTAAACCGAGTGGATAAATACGCCGATGTAAAAGAGGCAATTAAGAAGATTTATCATGAACACAAAGGTCGATACGGGTATCGTCGCATCACAAAAGAGCTGAAGAAATATGGTTTTACACATGATCCGAAGACCATCAATCGTTTAATGAATGAACTTAGCTTAAAATGCATGGTACGTATGAAGAAGTACCGTTCTTATAAAGGAAACGTAGGTAAAATCGCGCCGAACGTATTACAACGTGATTTTCACGCAAACAAAATGAATCAAAAATGGGTAACAGATGTGACTGAATTCCATCTATTTGGAGAAAAGCGTTATCTATCTCCTGTTCTCGATTTGTGTAATGGCGAAATTATTGCGTACAAAGTTATGAGTAGACCCGTTTATCAACTCGTGGGTGATATGTTAGATGAGGCGATTAAACGTTTGAAACCAGAAGATAAGCTCATTCTTCATTCCGATCAGGGCTGGCATTATCAAATGAAAAAGTATCAGAAAACATTACAAGATCACCAAATTATACAAAGTATGTCCCGTAAGGGCAACTGCCTAGATAATGCCGTAATTGAAAATTTCTTCGGCTTATTAAAGTCTGAGCTACTATACTTACAAGAGTTTGAGAGTATGGAGCATTTTGAAAAAGAGTTGGAAGATTATATTGAGTATTACAATCACAAACGAATGAAGGCAAAA
- a CDS encoding YgzB family protein has protein sequence MAKNYSSKINRIRTFALSLIFIGFIIMYVGIFFRQSPLAMTLFMLLGFLCIIASTVVYFWIGMLSTKAVQVICPSCEKPTKMLGRVDMCMHCKEPLTLDQNLEGKDFDEKYNKKK, from the coding sequence ATGGCAAAAAATTATTCAAGCAAAATTAACCGTATTCGCACATTTGCTCTTAGTTTAATTTTCATTGGCTTTATTATAATGTATGTAGGAATTTTCTTTAGACAGTCCCCGTTGGCTATGACACTATTTATGCTACTTGGTTTTCTATGTATCATCGCTAGTACAGTCGTATATTTCTGGATAGGGATGTTGTCTACAAAAGCGGTACAAGTAATATGCCCAAGCTGTGAAAAACCAACAAAGATGCTAGGTCGTGTGGATATGTGTATGCATTGTAAAGAACCGCTAACGTTAGATCAAAACCTTGAAGGTAAGGACTTTGATGAAAAGTACAACAAAAAAAAATAA
- a CDS encoding nucleotidyltransferase-like protein has translation MEDILRPLYQERTSQQNTLGVIAVQKREKVSIFTENFDTVLLVIVKEAEEPVFIKHYLYGEKKASLFVVTETQLNEWLLLGSNRKVIEWLYHGKTLFDRNDFVHELKKEMREFPFYGRKIKMSIEFSRLIRRYTDGKAFFTNGHYLDAYNHVMHSLHHLARLAVIENGFYPEVTVWQQVKQMEPEIYKLYEELLTSDEDLQKRLELLFLASEFLIYSRAESGAAHLLSVIKEKESWTIQELLDHPEVKHYAVDLAILLEYLIEKSFVQELSVETKGHGIYHRYYQITDK, from the coding sequence ATGGAGGACATCCTTCGTCCGCTTTATCAAGAACGAACAAGCCAACAGAATACTCTTGGCGTTATTGCTGTTCAGAAAAGAGAAAAGGTTAGCATTTTCACAGAAAACTTTGATACGGTTTTATTAGTAATCGTCAAAGAAGCAGAAGAGCCTGTTTTCATCAAGCATTATTTATATGGTGAAAAAAAAGCTTCGTTATTTGTCGTAACCGAAACGCAGTTAAATGAATGGCTTCTTTTAGGAAGCAATCGAAAGGTTATTGAGTGGCTTTATCACGGAAAAACTTTATTTGATCGAAATGATTTTGTGCATGAACTGAAAAAAGAAATGCGAGAATTTCCGTTTTATGGACGGAAAATAAAAATGTCCATTGAGTTTTCAAGATTGATTAGAAGGTATACAGACGGAAAGGCTTTCTTTACTAATGGGCATTACCTAGATGCTTATAATCACGTTATGCATTCACTACATCACCTAGCTCGCTTAGCTGTTATTGAAAATGGTTTTTATCCAGAAGTAACTGTTTGGCAGCAAGTTAAGCAAATGGAGCCAGAAATTTATAAGTTATATGAAGAATTATTAACGAGCGATGAAGATTTGCAAAAACGATTAGAATTATTATTTTTAGCTAGTGAGTTTTTAATCTATTCTCGTGCAGAAAGTGGAGCCGCACATCTATTATCAGTTATTAAGGAAAAAGAGTCATGGACCATTCAAGAACTTTTAGACCATCCAGAGGTTAAACACTATGCTGTGGACTTAGCAATCCTACTTGAATATTTAATAGAGAAATCATTTGTTCAGGAGCTTTCAGTTGAGACAAAAGGCCACGGGATCTATCATCGGTATTATCAAATCACAGATAAATAA